The Juglans regia cultivar Chandler chromosome 6, Walnut 2.0, whole genome shotgun sequence genome contains the following window.
GGAGCATTGATAAAGATGCAAACGGGCAAGCTTATCCAGGAATCCAACAGAATCATGAACTTCGActaaattttcacaatccatAATATCCAATTCCTTTAAACTTGAGCAACTCgaaagatttgagattttggttaAAAACGTACactcaaaaaatctcattctcgtCAAGTTCTGttgaaaaacaacaaatatgtatattaacCCTGAGGAAGTTTACATCACAAGTTTAAAGAAGGAAATATTGAAAGTAATAATTGTACCTTAAATTGCCCACTAATCTCCTGGATGCGGCCTCTATATAGTTTGAAATCAAAGAGCTTCTCTCCACGGAAATTGGATGGCAAAGATTGTAAAGGACAGTTTGACCAATCAAGCACTCTTAATTCATTAGAAAGATAATCAAGTGATCTTCCAGAAAAGTATGCACCATGGCTTTTAAAAATTCTGAGTCTTTTCATCTTTGCAAACGATTTGGGACTCAAGCGTATCATGTCATGATCATCACCCTCAGGCAGAATCACTTCTATCCCCTCAACATTGCTTGTTCCCTAACGAGACAATTCATAAATTTGCCAGTAATGTCAGATCgttaaaatctttgtttataagcacttattaaaattataatatcaaaattataaaatccatTATTACCCAAAAGTATTTAAGCACCttcaaaatttctcttttttcaaatttacttTGTCATTATTAACTATTCACTCATATAAGATTAGGCAATATactcatgattaaaaaaactcattcttGTATTTGAAAAgggatgattatatatatttaaagacgTTGGTTGAGGACAATGATTCCCCTAATTAGTTAAATACATTACTTTAGGttggaaatataaagaaagaccACATTATTTATCgatacatatatgatattttatttaatatgcaCTTCTTTACCAtaatttgttatgaaaagaaatcaacACTTTTCATGTAAGTTTTACCAGTAAAAAGTGTTCAATTGAAAGAGCTTTTAATCTAAGAACTTACAGTATTTTCCTCTAGTACATGGCGAATATCTTCATGAAACCATAATCTACTACGTGCGCCTGGTTCTTTGGGTGATTCCTTTCGGACAATTTCTCTTCCCATGTCTAGTAGCAAGTCATGCATCCACAATGTATTGTAAGTAGTAATTGTAATGAGACATTTATCTATAAGCCTTTTGATACCATTCTCCGGAGAGAAACCACAGCTATCTAATATTTTAACGACATGATTCAGGTATTGTCCATTGTAAAAAAAGGCAATATCGAGGAAAATCTCCTTCTCATTATCATCCAATCCATCGTAACTTATACAAAGtactttttgaatatttttgctAGGAATTCGTTTATACTTATCCAATGTACTTctccaataatttatattctggCCCCTTAAATCTGAGCCTAGCACTGTTAAAACTAGTGGAAGGCCCTCAGCATATTGCATTACATGCTTAGAGAGTTCCACATAATCTTCCATAGGTTTGTCTTCCTCAAAAGCATGCCAACTAAAGAGCTCAAGAGCTTCATTATGGTCCAATCTCTTTActtcatattttgaatcaactttagatatatttaataaatgctgatctcttgttgttatgatgattCTACTTCCTGAACCAAACCAATCACGAGCTCCAGCTAATGTTTCTAGTTGAACCAAgtcatccacatcatcaagaattagGAGAACTCTTTTAAAGCAAAGTCTATGCCTAATTACATTGATGCCCTTTTCAGTATCATGACATTccaaacttattcccaaaatctcataaagaaGTGTCTTTTGTAGCTGGATCAAACCTCCTGCTTTTGAAGTTTCTctaatgtttttcaagaaacaacttCCTTCAAATTGGTAAGAAATTCTGTTATAGACCTCTTTTGAAATAGTTGTCTTACCAATTCCACCGGTTCCAAATATCCCTACCATGCATATAATATCATTCCTTCCCATACTTAAATGTTGAAAAATGTCTCGTACACGGGACTCTATTCCAACTGGATACTTTGCAACCTTAAGAAATGTACGATTTACCATTATTGAATCCACCCATTTAATGATATCCTGAATAAACTTTGATTCATTcctataaacataaaaaaacaaaaaaaaattaatgagttAAGACTTTTCACATAAATACACACATAAAGATGATTTagtaacaatatttttctttttctctccattgCAAAATGACAGTAGTAGATTACCATGTCAAAGAtaacctttcttcttcctcgtgCTCTTCTCCGACTTACATTTGTCATTCtttatatgaattattaaacattttaac
Protein-coding sequences here:
- the LOC108979929 gene encoding disease resistance protein RUN1-like gives rise to the protein MSTSSMAFELEASSSLSFSSSSIRNWTHDVFLSFRDPSEVRHQKGSFGEAFAKLRYKLKDEVKVTKWEAALEKVANLSGLELGDRNESKFIQDIIKWVDSIMVNRTFLKVAKYPVGIESRVRDIFQHLSMGRNDIICMVGIFGTGGIGKTTISKEVYNRISYQFEGSCFLKNIRETSKAGGLIQLQKTLLYEILGISLECHDTEKGINVIRHRLCFKRVLLILDDVDDLVQLETLAGARDWFGSGSRIIITTRDQHLLNISKVDSKYEVKRLDHNEALELFSWHAFEEDKPMEDYVELSKHVMQYAEGLPLVLTVLGSDLRGQNINYWRSTLDKYKRIPSKNIQKVLCISYDGLDDNEKEIFLDIAFFYNGQYLNHVVKILDSCGFSPENGIKRLIDKCLITITTYNTLWMHDLLLDMGREIVRKESPKEPGARSRLWFHEDIRHVLEENTGTSNVEGIEVILPEGDDHDMIRLSPKSFAKMKRLRIFKSHGAYFSGRSLDYLSNELRVLDWSNCPLQSLPSNFRGEKLFDFKLYRGRIQEISGQFKNLTRMRFFECTFLTKISNLSSCSSLKELDIMDCENLVEVHDSVGFLDKLARLHLYQCSNMKSFPRRLKLRSLEVLTLFNWKNLIVFRMRYSMIKELGDGFNPKNLTTMAFKHCSYLTEIPNLSSTPNLKELTVKCCYRLVKNSSKKP